The following are encoded in a window of Rubellicoccus peritrichatus genomic DNA:
- a CDS encoding Gfo/Idh/MocA family oxidoreductase — translation MKRRKFLKQSFVAGSASLILPSLSFGASPKNDTMRLAQIGTGRMGLGDMKNAMAVGTKPSVNARVVAVCDVDSNRVEVGKQNVEKFYRERGESQVEVKSYSDYRDLLARDDIDGVIISTPERWHALIGIAAANAGKHIYLQKPLTYSIAEGQALINAVRANNIVLQTGSQQRSSVYFYQVCTIIRNNWLGKLEKIEVEVPTDKGKMFAEPSDAPANLDYDMWLGPAESTPYIEAGVHPDQDFTRPGWLQREEFCLGMITGWGSHMYDIAQWAMGTDHDSGPVEISAKGDFPDRGIFDVHVGYEGEALYANGVRMTSRNGSAGVRFLTENGWAYCSRGAFKCSDMELLRRRPTADEVSLYKSNNHMADFITSAREGSDPICPVEVGHRSNSICVLHHASMKLGGRNLKWDPQQEVVVGDQEATDVINVPMRSPWII, via the coding sequence ATGAAACGTAGAAAATTCCTCAAACAATCATTTGTTGCCGGCAGTGCATCACTAATCCTGCCTTCTCTTTCATTTGGTGCCTCACCGAAAAATGATACCATGCGTCTCGCCCAAATCGGCACTGGACGCATGGGGCTTGGTGACATGAAAAATGCAATGGCGGTTGGCACCAAACCAAGCGTCAACGCACGTGTCGTCGCCGTCTGCGATGTCGACTCAAATCGCGTCGAAGTCGGGAAGCAAAATGTCGAAAAATTCTATCGAGAACGCGGCGAATCTCAGGTCGAAGTTAAAAGCTACAGCGACTACCGAGACTTACTTGCTCGTGACGATATTGATGGCGTGATTATCTCCACCCCCGAACGCTGGCATGCATTGATAGGTATCGCTGCGGCAAATGCAGGCAAACACATTTACCTGCAGAAACCGCTCACCTACTCCATCGCGGAAGGGCAAGCGCTCATCAATGCAGTACGTGCCAACAACATCGTGCTTCAAACCGGGTCGCAGCAGCGCTCAAGCGTCTACTTCTATCAAGTCTGCACCATCATTCGCAACAACTGGCTCGGTAAGCTAGAAAAGATCGAGGTAGAAGTGCCAACGGATAAAGGTAAGATGTTTGCAGAACCTTCCGACGCACCAGCAAATCTCGATTATGACATGTGGCTGGGGCCCGCAGAGAGCACACCGTATATTGAAGCAGGTGTGCATCCAGACCAAGATTTCACCCGCCCGGGTTGGCTACAACGTGAAGAATTTTGCCTCGGTATGATTACTGGCTGGGGTTCGCATATGTATGACATTGCTCAGTGGGCAATGGGCACAGATCACGATTCAGGCCCGGTTGAAATCTCAGCGAAAGGTGATTTCCCGGACCGTGGTATATTTGATGTACATGTCGGTTACGAAGGTGAAGCACTTTATGCCAATGGCGTTCGAATGACTTCAAGGAATGGCAGTGCAGGCGTACGCTTTTTAACCGAAAACGGCTGGGCATACTGCTCGCGTGGCGCCTTCAAATGCAGTGATATGGAGTTGCTTCGCCGTAGGCCAACCGCCGACGAGGTGTCACTCTACAAGAGCAATAACCACATGGCAGACTTCATCACATCGGCGCGAGAAGGCAGCGACCCAATATGTCCGGTTGAAGTCGGCCACCGCTCCAACTCAATCTGTGTCCTCCATCATGCTTCGATGAAGCTGGGAGGCCGCAATCTGAAATGGGACCCGCAACAGGAAGTGGTCGTGGGCGACCAGGAAGCAACTGACGTCATCAATGTACCAATGCGCTCTCCCTGGATCATTTAA
- a CDS encoding ThuA domain-containing protein, producing the protein MHLKYTVLFLLLPCVILTNHAHAQCPPFEVTPEWLAQIEAIAPAKPLVAPKEPRKVLICSLMTGFKHWCTPHTAAMLKILGDKSGAYEVVFSNDLANFEADTIKQYDVIVLNNTCSKNPDRHLFYDVLQDMEKAIELENNLINHIANGHGLAAFHGGIVAFNKSKPFSEMMGGSFHYHPKQQTVTGLIVDESHPITSAFHGEPLVHFDEPYYFNNAYFDYNFRPLLKMQLDPDGPVDKRQKPSDASIKRYISWIKPHGNGRVFYCSPSHNAQSFEQPKLLQFILNGMQYAAGDLDCNDTPLTEN; encoded by the coding sequence ATGCATCTAAAATACACAGTTCTTTTCCTCTTACTTCCATGTGTGATCCTAACCAATCACGCACATGCACAATGCCCTCCTTTCGAAGTCACTCCCGAATGGCTCGCGCAAATCGAAGCTATCGCTCCCGCCAAACCACTGGTAGCCCCCAAAGAACCACGCAAAGTTTTGATCTGTTCGCTAATGACGGGATTCAAACACTGGTGCACACCGCACACCGCCGCTATGCTCAAAATCCTGGGCGATAAGAGTGGCGCTTACGAAGTCGTTTTCAGTAATGACCTGGCAAACTTTGAAGCCGACACGATTAAACAATACGATGTCATCGTGCTTAATAACACCTGTTCTAAAAACCCCGATCGCCACTTGTTCTATGATGTACTGCAAGACATGGAAAAAGCGATCGAACTTGAGAACAACTTAATCAATCACATCGCCAATGGCCATGGACTCGCAGCCTTTCACGGCGGCATCGTGGCTTTCAACAAATCCAAACCGTTCAGCGAGATGATGGGCGGGTCATTCCATTATCATCCGAAACAGCAGACTGTCACCGGACTAATCGTAGATGAATCTCATCCGATCACAAGCGCCTTCCATGGTGAGCCGCTCGTTCACTTCGATGAGCCCTACTACTTTAACAACGCTTACTTCGACTACAATTTCAGACCGCTACTTAAGATGCAACTCGATCCCGATGGCCCTGTAGATAAACGCCAGAAACCGTCGGATGCTTCCATCAAACGCTACATCTCATGGATTAAGCCGCACGGCAATGGCCGCGTATTCTACTGCAGCCCATCACACAACGCGCAAAGTTTTGAACAACCCAAACTACTTCAATTCATCCTCAATGGCATGCAGTATGCCGCTGGTGATTTAGACTGCAACGACACCCCACTCACAGAGAATTAA
- a CDS encoding serine/threonine-protein kinase, which yields MISAGLQDRYRLLRHLADGGSSRVYLAESLSDDTPVVLKCMHSRGAWSSVGLREFSSMLSLEHPRILRCLDFHYLQDGECILVFEYIRGGSLRDYLETQVAWDLKAIVHLLSELFDGLHYLHSRGLIHCDLKPENILIEKKDANEVHYKLVDFGVSQRGSDQGTDQGNLRGSPAYLAPEQFYERFESNADLYSVGVILYEIIAGYRPCDGTPEDIIRAQRRGFDFKPLDNHPLASLVRRLLEMDPRDRISSARDALALLEQLSQMPAELELPVEVPVGVVATDKVEFEGGLQLERRASVKLLDDPERLIPLQKGSGAMLAIDHGQHITFYCPTSGRICQACRDKGSLSIEPLLDGSIAYVRKDAIVRYEPQTQKEQVLEIGCHGIRSFHLNYEQQCLVWAGDDAIHYRELNERGGFDLPTANYGIGNGLKILPDGRLWVASSALNPAMRIYSRQGQLLEEHKLPGPMVAHSKFGDSLFFVCLNHEESWHYSLFSYTNELSSSVEITPDRIRQIVFNRDALMLLLNSREILSFNTNLKRKYLGRISAHTAHLLITVDNRYIYEVTDDPDNPQLITYYNKAS from the coding sequence GTGATTTCAGCTGGTTTACAGGATCGGTATCGCTTGCTTCGTCATCTGGCCGATGGTGGTAGCTCTCGTGTTTATCTTGCAGAGTCGTTATCGGACGATACGCCCGTTGTTCTCAAATGCATGCATTCACGCGGAGCCTGGTCCTCGGTTGGTTTGCGGGAGTTTTCGTCCATGCTTTCGTTGGAGCATCCGCGGATACTACGCTGTCTTGATTTTCATTATCTTCAAGATGGTGAATGTATTCTGGTTTTTGAATACATACGTGGTGGATCGCTACGTGATTATCTTGAGACTCAAGTAGCATGGGACTTGAAAGCAATTGTTCATCTTCTGAGTGAGTTGTTTGATGGCCTTCATTACTTGCACTCTCGTGGATTGATTCACTGCGATCTCAAGCCGGAGAATATTCTGATAGAAAAGAAAGATGCCAATGAAGTACATTACAAGTTGGTGGATTTTGGTGTGTCGCAACGGGGAAGTGATCAAGGGACGGATCAGGGAAACCTTCGCGGATCACCTGCATATTTAGCTCCCGAGCAGTTTTATGAGCGCTTTGAAAGCAATGCGGACCTCTACTCTGTAGGTGTGATCCTATATGAAATTATTGCTGGTTACCGACCATGTGATGGCACCCCCGAGGATATCATTCGAGCTCAGCGGCGTGGATTTGATTTTAAGCCACTTGATAATCATCCGTTGGCTTCGCTTGTTCGACGTTTGCTGGAAATGGATCCTCGTGACCGAATCAGCAGTGCTCGTGATGCGTTGGCTTTGTTGGAGCAACTCAGCCAGATGCCAGCAGAGTTAGAACTGCCAGTAGAAGTTCCGGTAGGAGTTGTTGCTACTGATAAGGTAGAATTTGAAGGTGGTCTTCAGCTGGAACGTCGAGCATCGGTTAAACTCCTTGATGATCCCGAGCGTTTAATTCCATTGCAAAAGGGGAGTGGCGCCATGCTCGCCATCGATCATGGGCAGCACATTACTTTTTATTGTCCGACTTCGGGAAGAATCTGCCAAGCGTGCCGTGATAAAGGTTCGCTCAGCATTGAACCTCTCCTTGATGGAAGCATCGCTTATGTGCGTAAAGATGCCATTGTGCGTTATGAGCCGCAGACCCAGAAAGAGCAGGTTTTAGAAATCGGTTGCCATGGCATTCGCAGTTTTCACCTGAATTATGAGCAGCAGTGTCTGGTTTGGGCAGGTGATGATGCGATCCATTACCGGGAGTTAAATGAGCGAGGTGGCTTTGATCTGCCAACGGCAAACTACGGAATTGGTAATGGCCTGAAAATCCTGCCCGATGGACGTCTCTGGGTGGCGAGCAGTGCACTCAATCCGGCTATGCGTATTTACTCTCGTCAGGGGCAGCTCCTGGAAGAACACAAGTTGCCGGGCCCTATGGTTGCTCACAGTAAATTCGGAGATTCACTATTTTTTGTCTGTTTGAACCATGAAGAGTCATGGCATTACTCTTTGTTTTCTTATACCAATGAGTTATCTTCCTCGGTAGAAATTACACCGGATCGTATACGACAGATTGTTTTCAATCGAGATGCACTCATGCTGCTGTTGAACAGCCGCGAGATCCTGAGTTTTAATACGAATCTAAAACGGAAATACCTTGGGCGCATTTCCGCCCACACGGCGCATCTATTGATTACCGTGGATAACCGCTATATATACGAAGTCACGGATGATCCTGATAATCCACAGCTGATAACCTATTACAATAAGGCATCATGA
- a CDS encoding cupin domain-containing protein: MADLQLSHASTSLIGGLGMTRVTVYDQRVAPDGKHSGCPHLHAICAEAYYVLSGKGYVELHNLEDGWHEVKLQKGTYFQFPPNTLHRLVNEDQLVILGMMSNAGLAENGDARIYFGPEVDSDPFAYEDSVALVSKGLEGALERRDRAVEGYQHLIELWDSDRDTYFDELKRFINRHREFVSMQHDKFASYIANGPRAWADRAETLLSDCGHTDTGSKTIQHTPTESARFGMCGTLHPVQANGESTDIGY; encoded by the coding sequence ATGGCTGACCTACAATTATCACATGCAAGTACCTCCTTGATTGGTGGACTCGGCATGACGCGCGTGACTGTCTACGACCAACGCGTTGCCCCCGATGGTAAACACTCAGGTTGTCCACACCTGCATGCCATCTGTGCCGAAGCCTACTACGTGCTGAGTGGCAAAGGCTACGTTGAACTTCACAATCTCGAAGATGGATGGCATGAAGTGAAGCTGCAAAAGGGCACTTACTTTCAATTCCCTCCCAATACACTGCACCGTTTAGTCAACGAAGACCAACTCGTCATCCTTGGCATGATGAGCAACGCGGGGCTTGCGGAAAATGGTGACGCCCGCATCTATTTTGGGCCAGAAGTCGATTCCGATCCATTTGCATATGAGGACTCAGTTGCACTCGTATCAAAAGGCCTGGAAGGTGCACTCGAACGCCGTGATCGCGCAGTTGAAGGTTATCAGCACTTAATCGAATTGTGGGACTCTGATCGCGACACCTACTTCGATGAACTGAAACGCTTTATCAACCGGCACCGGGAATTCGTGAGCATGCAACATGACAAGTTTGCGAGCTATATTGCGAATGGCCCACGTGCCTGGGCAGATCGAGCTGAAACACTTTTATCAGATTGCGGTCATACTGATACAGGCAGCAAAACGATTCAGCACACACCCACCGAATCTGCACGTTTTGGCATGTGCGGCACCCTACACCCAGTACAAGCCAATGGAGAGTCTACAGATATAGGATACTAA
- a CDS encoding V4R domain-containing protein gives MNNLKPDPKNETPINVEDGSYHSDGRMHNYYVPDLYFNQQRNEGSIYLREGQRAVAANEDFIVGLHSGLAEELDDASNLIMYKCGKEWAQQDMKRFNNRMRHEFGGGKLDIWQMKMRFVFETWWWPLTVQGWGGWTLDLSFQSKDVIFVEIRNSAVAQAMEQVGKPVCHLYAGMFSGVFSYYNRDEQESIEVQCYAMGNDCCKFMVGGEKQINAAEFWRQEGATAEDIRTRI, from the coding sequence ATGAATAATCTCAAGCCTGACCCCAAAAATGAAACCCCCATCAATGTAGAAGATGGCAGCTATCATAGTGATGGCCGTATGCATAACTACTATGTTCCGGACCTGTATTTTAATCAGCAGCGTAATGAAGGCTCAATTTATTTGAGGGAAGGCCAAAGGGCGGTTGCTGCCAACGAAGATTTTATCGTGGGATTGCATTCCGGTTTGGCCGAAGAGCTGGACGATGCTTCAAACCTGATCATGTATAAGTGTGGCAAGGAGTGGGCACAGCAGGATATGAAGCGTTTCAACAACAGGATGCGTCACGAGTTTGGCGGAGGAAAGCTCGATATTTGGCAGATGAAGATGCGCTTTGTTTTCGAAACCTGGTGGTGGCCACTGACGGTTCAAGGGTGGGGCGGTTGGACGTTGGATCTGTCCTTTCAAAGTAAGGATGTTATTTTTGTCGAGATTCGTAATTCCGCAGTTGCCCAGGCAATGGAACAGGTTGGCAAGCCAGTATGCCACCTCTATGCTGGCATGTTTTCAGGAGTATTTAGCTATTATAATCGTGATGAGCAGGAGTCTATAGAAGTTCAGTGCTATGCAATGGGCAATGATTGCTGTAAATTCATGGTCGGAGGTGAAAAGCAGATAAATGCAGCCGAGTTCTGGCGGCAGGAAGGCGCCACCGCCGAAGATATTCGTACCCGTATTTGA
- a CDS encoding PmoA family protein: MRPPMHSIWKGFAAVLLLSSLSSPAQQTLPILVDGEPLIEYQAEPIANPKGGDAFKGSHFIHPLKTPSGFVITQIQPNDHKHHFGLWWPWKYIETNGRKVLCWELQRGDGIIQAAESKQLDNGLITSSHYIDRKAKGGPVVLLHETTTLTASAITEVPLTGYNLDLSIAQKSATDQPITVSTHHYSGFSIRATADWNKTNSTVLTSEGKDRHTANGSQARWVRIEGETPNVKTAGLLMMSHPSNQAHPEKLRTWNQQHDGAIFINFNPVADTDWVYQPDKTYTRNYRLFIYDGALSEDNADALWNSYATGS; encoded by the coding sequence ATGCGACCACCGATGCACAGCATCTGGAAAGGTTTCGCCGCAGTATTGCTGCTCAGCAGCCTGTCTTCACCTGCACAGCAGACCTTGCCAATTCTCGTTGATGGTGAACCATTGATTGAGTATCAGGCAGAACCGATTGCAAACCCCAAAGGTGGTGATGCCTTTAAGGGCAGCCATTTCATACATCCCTTAAAAACACCATCAGGTTTTGTCATCACACAAATCCAGCCGAATGACCATAAGCATCACTTTGGGCTTTGGTGGCCATGGAAGTACATCGAAACCAACGGGCGTAAAGTACTTTGCTGGGAGCTGCAAAGAGGTGACGGCATCATACAAGCCGCAGAGAGCAAGCAGCTCGACAACGGATTGATCACAAGCAGTCATTACATAGACCGTAAAGCGAAAGGTGGACCAGTAGTGTTGCTACATGAGACGACGACGCTCACTGCATCAGCAATAACAGAAGTGCCACTGACAGGCTATAATCTGGATTTATCCATTGCTCAAAAAAGCGCAACAGATCAGCCAATAACCGTTTCAACCCACCACTATAGCGGCTTTTCAATCCGAGCGACTGCGGATTGGAATAAAACAAACAGCACAGTGTTGACCAGTGAAGGCAAGGATCGACATACGGCCAATGGATCACAGGCACGTTGGGTACGCATTGAAGGTGAAACGCCCAATGTGAAGACTGCGGGCCTGCTTATGATGAGTCACCCAAGTAACCAAGCCCACCCGGAGAAGCTTCGCACCTGGAATCAACAACACGATGGTGCCATCTTTATCAACTTCAACCCAGTGGCAGATACTGATTGGGTCTATCAACCGGACAAGACATACACTCGAAACTATCGTTTATTCATCTATGATGGTGCGCTTTCTGAAGACAATGCAGATGCTCTCTGGAATTCCTATGCTACAGGGAGTTAA
- a CDS encoding prepilin-type N-terminal cleavage/methylation domain-containing protein, with product MPLGKKTHAFTLVELLVSIAIIGILAAILIAVVGKTKDKTYVVEAASDTKAISLAWKMYFNEYQKWPLTNGKVFGTNDPDAEDFGKDPEASDGENMWQYPTDILRGIENLGPDQRNWNPRLTEYLQLPPDRLASHPYTDRDGNEFMTSDGTFVDPWGNQYKFKLDVNNDYQLGRFNYADYGSATSPKEGQVVIGDNVIVWSRGPDHWDHDPEYAEDDIKTW from the coding sequence ATGCCCCTGGGAAAAAAAACTCACGCATTTACGCTTGTTGAACTACTGGTCTCCATCGCCATTATTGGAATCCTTGCTGCTATTCTCATCGCTGTGGTGGGAAAAACAAAAGACAAAACCTATGTCGTAGAGGCAGCATCCGATACCAAGGCAATCAGCTTGGCCTGGAAGATGTACTTCAACGAATACCAAAAATGGCCACTAACGAATGGAAAGGTCTTTGGCACCAATGACCCAGATGCTGAAGACTTTGGTAAAGATCCTGAAGCATCGGACGGAGAAAACATGTGGCAATACCCAACCGATATTCTTCGTGGCATTGAAAATTTAGGTCCCGACCAACGTAATTGGAATCCTCGCCTGACGGAATATCTTCAGCTTCCTCCAGATCGCTTGGCTTCCCATCCTTACACAGACCGGGATGGCAATGAGTTCATGACAAGCGATGGGACATTCGTCGATCCATGGGGCAATCAATATAAATTTAAGTTGGACGTAAACAATGACTACCAACTCGGTCGTTTCAACTACGCTGACTATGGCAGTGCTACTTCACCTAAAGAGGGACAGGTAGTGATCGGTGATAATGTTATCGTATGGTCTCGTGGTCCTGACCATTGGGACCATGACCCGGAATATGCTGAAGATGATATAAAGACATGGTAG
- a CDS encoding divalent metal cation transporter: protein MSTPQLEHDRSILRAGEAKGGLARIGAYVRLSGPGWLQSAITLGGGSLSTSLFLGVLGGVSLLWIQPLAMALGIIMLCAISYVTLSTGQKPFQLVKAHFNPVIAWAWIIATLLANVIWALPTFSLGASAVSQNLLSGTSEGMIAIGMLLLAVAIIWFYDTGNRGIKIFENLLKLIVALIVLSFVGVVFKMSSTEGGLDWAAIIRGFIPNVSQLTTPAEAFQRHLAELSGNARTFWEAEIVTQQRGVIFSGVTYAVGINMTFLLPCSQLAKGWDKDFRKLAVFDLSTSLLIPFTIATSCIVIAASNQFHAIQEKGLITAIDPSNGSIVLTDADTPNTALSSAYQRLLNSRLSNQGITLADFSPNELATMQAEMPLPEKQMAAMLVKRGALSLSRSLEPLMGRAFANYIFGFGVFAMTLSTIIVLMLINGFVACEMLGLPSTGPWHRLGCMLPGLGVLGPFIWQKASFWVVIPTATIGLVALPLAYLSFFALFNNRKLLGESFITGGKRIACNTLMLCAIAFVTFGCVWATYAKTGILGLLGILIFLILAGIAHIRRRPSNTLHTNG from the coding sequence ATGAGCACACCACAACTCGAGCACGACCGCAGCATACTGCGGGCAGGCGAAGCCAAAGGTGGTCTCGCGCGTATCGGAGCCTACGTTCGACTGTCAGGTCCGGGTTGGTTGCAATCAGCGATTACACTGGGCGGTGGATCACTCAGCACGAGTCTCTTTCTAGGTGTATTGGGGGGCGTGTCGCTCCTCTGGATACAGCCACTGGCCATGGCGCTCGGCATCATCATGCTATGCGCGATTTCCTATGTCACACTCTCGACTGGCCAAAAACCATTTCAGCTCGTCAAGGCTCACTTCAATCCCGTCATTGCCTGGGCCTGGATCATCGCGACACTCCTCGCCAATGTAATATGGGCACTGCCAACCTTCAGCCTCGGTGCGAGCGCAGTCTCGCAAAATTTACTATCGGGAACTTCAGAGGGTATGATCGCCATTGGGATGCTCTTACTTGCTGTGGCCATCATCTGGTTTTATGACACCGGGAATCGCGGCATCAAAATCTTCGAAAACCTACTCAAGCTCATCGTAGCATTGATTGTCCTCTCCTTTGTCGGTGTGGTTTTTAAAATGAGCAGTACTGAGGGCGGGCTCGATTGGGCAGCGATCATTCGAGGCTTCATCCCCAACGTCAGTCAACTCACCACTCCTGCCGAAGCCTTTCAGCGACACCTCGCAGAGCTTAGCGGAAACGCACGCACTTTTTGGGAGGCCGAAATCGTGACGCAGCAACGCGGCGTCATCTTTTCTGGAGTTACATACGCGGTAGGCATTAACATGACCTTTCTCCTTCCCTGCTCTCAGCTTGCCAAAGGTTGGGACAAAGACTTCCGCAAACTCGCTGTCTTTGATTTATCTACCAGTTTATTGATTCCATTTACGATAGCAACCAGCTGCATTGTCATCGCTGCTTCGAATCAATTTCATGCGATCCAGGAAAAAGGTCTGATCACCGCAATCGACCCAAGCAACGGCTCAATCGTTTTGACCGATGCAGATACACCAAACACTGCACTATCCAGTGCCTACCAACGACTGCTTAACAGTCGTCTAAGCAATCAGGGAATAACATTGGCAGACTTCAGTCCCAATGAACTCGCAACGATGCAAGCAGAGATGCCTTTGCCCGAAAAGCAAATGGCTGCGATGCTGGTCAAACGTGGTGCGCTCAGCCTGTCACGTTCCCTTGAACCATTGATGGGACGTGCTTTTGCCAATTATATTTTCGGATTCGGAGTCTTTGCCATGACACTCTCGACGATCATCGTGTTAATGCTGATCAACGGATTCGTCGCATGTGAAATGCTCGGGCTCCCCAGCACTGGACCATGGCATCGCTTAGGCTGTATGCTTCCCGGTCTGGGAGTGCTCGGCCCCTTCATCTGGCAAAAAGCAAGCTTCTGGGTCGTAATCCCGACTGCAACAATTGGACTGGTGGCACTGCCGCTTGCATACCTGAGCTTCTTTGCACTATTCAATAATAGAAAGCTACTCGGCGAATCTTTCATTACTGGCGGTAAGCGCATCGCTTGCAATACCCTCATGCTCTGTGCAATCGCGTTTGTCACCTTCGGTTGCGTTTGGGCGACTTATGCTAAAACGGGAATACTTGGCCTCCTGGGAATTCTAATCTTTCTAATACTCGCGGGGATTGCACATATCCGTCGTCGCCCCTCAAACACATTACATACCAATGGCTGA
- a CDS encoding 2Fe-2S iron-sulfur cluster-binding protein codes for MKEVLLKPINERVSIKTNARVLDTLLAKECPVMMACGGNGICATCHVYVSAGMESLTPPTAREKKTLGLVSGVDNNSRLSCQCRIVGEGVEVLLPEGMYVQSFSELEGLIGKRTNVPILHPKDGRVLIAKGKIISRSKIMQLQDVDFDIGTVETESV; via the coding sequence ATGAAAGAAGTCCTGCTTAAACCCATAAACGAACGCGTTTCCATTAAAACGAATGCGCGTGTTCTAGACACATTGCTTGCCAAAGAATGCCCCGTAATGATGGCGTGTGGGGGTAATGGGATATGTGCAACTTGCCATGTATATGTTAGCGCAGGCATGGAATCGCTTACGCCGCCCACCGCTCGTGAAAAGAAAACATTAGGGTTAGTTTCAGGTGTCGATAATAACAGCCGACTGAGTTGCCAGTGCAGGATTGTAGGAGAAGGAGTCGAAGTGCTATTGCCGGAGGGCATGTATGTGCAAAGCTTCAGCGAGTTGGAAGGTCTCATTGGTAAACGAACGAACGTTCCTATCCTGCACCCTAAAGATGGGCGCGTCCTTATTGCCAAAGGAAAAATAATCAGCCGCTCAAAAATCATGCAACTTCAGGATGTCGATTTCGACATCGGGACTGTCGAAACGGAGTCAGTCTGA
- a CDS encoding helix-hairpin-helix domain-containing protein gives MSRFNFQPMQATAFNSLLSASYVWKQLTSSSPQRQLLAGDIVLEERDPKFDLSEQLNRMTPVGLSEHDLLIAINRGNVRSLQRFTNIGPKIAENILIFKKNDRYLTSIDELVRIPLIGAVRFRKLCGRRSLFFRKRLHTLLRVPLDCDIKVNDLRPVTWSAPGLPRLFLASVEEVASERQLGLENGHYLKVRRIGDYRLCFHFSQPIPSGWASYLLKNLPRSLRKLIHERSPA, from the coding sequence ATGTCTCGCTTCAATTTTCAACCTATGCAGGCCACTGCTTTCAATTCTTTATTGAGTGCCTCATATGTTTGGAAGCAATTGACTTCAAGTTCTCCTCAAAGGCAATTGTTAGCCGGAGATATTGTATTGGAAGAAAGAGATCCTAAGTTTGATCTAAGCGAGCAGTTGAATCGCATGACACCGGTTGGGCTTTCGGAGCATGACCTGCTCATTGCAATTAATCGAGGCAATGTACGTTCATTGCAGAGGTTCACTAATATCGGACCTAAAATTGCTGAAAATATACTTATTTTTAAGAAAAATGACCGATACTTAACTTCTATCGACGAGCTAGTTCGCATACCCCTGATTGGCGCTGTTCGCTTCCGTAAACTTTGCGGGAGGCGAAGCCTGTTCTTTCGCAAGAGACTACATACGTTACTGCGCGTTCCATTGGACTGTGATATCAAGGTCAATGATTTGCGACCTGTCACATGGAGTGCGCCGGGGCTGCCTCGCTTATTTTTGGCCTCTGTCGAGGAGGTTGCATCAGAACGTCAACTCGGTCTTGAAAACGGTCATTACCTGAAGGTGCGTCGTATCGGAGATTATCGCCTCTGCTTCCACTTTTCTCAACCCATTCCCTCAGGTTGGGCCTCCTATTTACTAAAAAATCTACCCCGAAGCCTTAGAAAACTCATCCATGAAAGAAGTCCTGCTTAA
- a CDS encoding biliverdin-producing heme oxygenase — MELSSRLKAETRQAHTMAENASFIRGFLRGTMNPASYVQMLSGFYFLYQTLEQELLKHADNPYLKPIFHWELFRTDALRKDLEFFNQSWDSMAEPSSAMQAYTGRIRHLSEVAPYLLSAHSYVRYLGDLSGGQILKKIASNSLKLQDGFGTAFYEFQEIDDVAEFKTLYRSGLDALPLSEEQREEVIQEAIHAFHLNIDFFNEIEGNAVRSLYQILIHQFSAA; from the coding sequence ATGGAATTATCTTCAAGACTTAAGGCGGAAACCCGCCAAGCCCATACCATGGCAGAGAATGCCAGCTTCATTCGTGGCTTTCTTCGAGGAACCATGAATCCTGCAAGTTACGTTCAAATGTTGAGCGGCTTTTATTTTTTATATCAAACGCTGGAGCAAGAGCTGTTAAAGCATGCCGACAATCCGTATTTGAAGCCAATATTTCATTGGGAGCTTTTTCGCACAGATGCACTAAGAAAGGACTTGGAATTCTTCAATCAGTCGTGGGATAGTATGGCCGAGCCTTCGTCGGCAATGCAGGCCTATACCGGGCGCATACGTCATCTTTCTGAAGTAGCACCTTATCTTTTGTCAGCTCACAGTTATGTAAGATATCTTGGTGATTTATCCGGTGGGCAGATACTCAAGAAAATAGCTTCTAATTCGCTCAAGTTACAAGATGGGTTTGGAACAGCGTTTTACGAGTTTCAGGAAATTGATGATGTTGCAGAGTTCAAAACGCTTTATCGCTCCGGCTTGGATGCGTTGCCTTTGTCCGAGGAACAAAGAGAGGAAGTGATTCAGGAAGCGATCCATGCCTTTCATTTGAATATCGATTTCTTTAATGAAATCGAAGGCAATGCCGTACGGTCACTGTACCAAATCTTAATCCACCAGTTCAGTGCCGCCTGA